A single genomic interval of Penaeus monodon isolate SGIC_2016 chromosome 30, NSTDA_Pmon_1, whole genome shotgun sequence harbors:
- the LOC119592505 gene encoding LOW QUALITY PROTEIN: zinc finger and BTB domain-containing protein 24-like (The sequence of the model RefSeq protein was modified relative to this genomic sequence to represent the inferred CDS: inserted 2 bases in 1 codon), protein MIMAEDYEDSDFSLSWTDHLQVLHRVITALRYKEQFADVTLVCNKKHYPAHKFVLAMCSSYFEELFEHTPSKHPIIVLAGIPSEALEKLLDFMYLGQTEVHGKDFDRLLEVAQELRIRGLMNTSDNPENQVQVENQTVFQSIKQEVVDGVKIVEPVSLAEFPINGELVEIVGEKRKNEIKELVDLKAVQSGNGDHVLTHTVTSSMVVESSVNNNVESRKRQSSSENCDTALNKCSQCEKSFESEDLLNYHKISHIEDKFFTCSDCPYKTLNYNDYKTHTSKHAKSRPYACPYCPEKQVNKELHISHQQKMHPTKEVTITRTESLFEKILVKQDQESSPLTAETKXPFQQPPSKMARTSQSPTVESLSQRNAEWSPKTSVKRIVLQKQPRRSTSKSSRGRRS, encoded by the exons ATGATCATGGCAGAGGACTATGAGGATTCTGATTTCTCCTTATCATGGACAGATCATCTACAAGTTCTCCACAGAGTGATTACAGCTCTGCGTTATAAG GAACAGTTTGCAGACGTAACCTTAGTCTGCAATAAGAAGCACTATCCAGCTCATAAGTTTGTCCTGGCAATGTGCAGCTCATACTTTGAAGAGCTTTTTGAGCACACCCCCAGCAAACATCCCATTATTGTTCTTGCTGGTATCCCTTCTGAGGCACTAGAGAAATTGCTTGATTTCATGTATCTCGGCCAGACGGAAGTTCATGGCAAGGACTTTGACCGGCTACTAGAAGTTGCACAAGAACTGAGGATCAGGGGCCTCATGAATACAAGTGACAACCCTGAAAACCAAGTACAAGTG GAGAACCAGACAGTATTTCAAAGCATCAAACAAGAAGTAGTGGATGGAGTCAAAATAGTGGAACCTGTGAGTTTAGCAGAATTTCCTATAAATGGAGAACTGGTTGAG attgttggagaaaaaaggaaaaatgaaattaagGAACTTGTCGATCTTAAAGCTGTTCAGAGTGGTAATGGTGACCATGTGCTGACCCACACTGTGACGAGCAGTATGGTAGTGGAaagtagtgttaataataatgttgaaagcAGAAAGAGGCAAAGTAGCAGTGAGAATTGTGACACGGCTTTAAATAAGTGTTCCCAGTGCGAAAAATCTTTTGAAAGTGAAGATCTTTTGAACTATCACAAGATTAGCCATATAGAAGACAAATTTTTTACCTGTTCAGATTGTCCGTACAAGACTTTAAACTATAATGATTACAAGACACACACCTCAAAGCATGCAAAGTCACGACCCTATGCATGTCCATACTGTCCTGAAAAGCAAGTGAACAAAGAACTGCATATCAGTCACCAACAGAAAATGCATCCTACCAAGGAAGTTACCATCACGAGGACGGAATCACTGTTCGAGAAAATATTAGTGAAGCAGGACCAAGAATCATCCCCCCTGACTGCAGAGACGAA CCCATTCCAGCAACCACCTTCCAAAATGGCTAGGACATCACAATCCCCCACAGTAGAAAGTCTGTCCCAAAGGAACGCTGAGTGGAGCCCAAAAACCAGTGTGAAACGAATAGTACTACAGAAGCAGCCAAGAAGGTCAACTTCGAAATCCTCCAGGGGTAGGAGGTCTTGA